The region GTTATCGCTCATGCCACCGTCCACGCTGACGTAGGTGCGTCCGCCGTCGAGCGCCTTGACCGTGCCGACCTCGTACAGCGTCAGTCCGGCGGGCCCCACGATCGCCCGGCCCGGTTCGACGGTCAGTCGCAACGGCGGCAGCCCGAAACGTCGGACGCCCGCAGCGACCGCCTCCCGCAGCGCCGCGCCGTGCTCGCTGACATCGACGGGGCGCTCGTCGGTGTAGGTGATGCCGAGGCCGCCCCCCAGGTTCAGCTCGTCGAAGCGCTGACCGTGCAGGTCGCCCATCTCGGCCAGGAACGCTGTCATGATCCCCGCAGCCCGGGTGAACACCTCGGTGGTCAGCAGCTGCGAACCCAGGTGGCAGTGCAGCCCGCGCAGGCGGACCCCTGGCTGCTTGACCGCACGCTGCACCGCCTCCGCGGCGAGACCGGTCGAGAGCGTGAACCCGAACTTCGTGTCGTCGTGACCGGTGCGGATGTAGGCGTGCGTGCTGGTGTCGACCCCCGGCGTGACGCGCAACAGCACGTCGAACGTGTGCCCCCGGCGCTGCGCGACCGTCGCCATGCGATCGAATTCGTCGAAGCTGTCCACCACGACCCGTCCCACGCCGGCGTCGGCCGCCAGCTCCAACTCCGTCACCGACTTGTTGTTGCCGTGCAGGATCAGCCGCGCACCCGGCACGCCGGCCCGTTGGGCGGTGGCCAGCTCACCTGCGCTCGCGACGTCGACGGCCAGGCCTTCGCGCACGGCGAGCTGGAGCACACCGGTCACGCACAGCGCTTTGGATGCGTACGCGACGTTCCAGCCCGCGAACGCCGTGCGCCACGCATGCATGCGTCCGCGCAGCTCCGCGGCGTCGATCACGTACAGCGGCGTGCCGAAGCGGGCGGCCAACACGCGTACGTCGACGCCGCCGACGGCCGTCAGCCACCCGTCGGCGAACGTTGCGCTCCCCGGGAACGCCTGCGCCGCGGACGCGGTGCCCGGAGGAGGGGGACGCGTAGCCATACCAGGATCCTTGCTGAGCCGACGGGTGGGCCACTGGAGCCTGCGGACCGACCCGCCGGGATCACAGTTTGTGGTCGAAGGCGTTCGTCGAGGCTTCCTTGACGCGTTGGGCCGGCCCGCGTTCCGCCCAGCGCTCGGGGTGCAGCCGCTCGGACAACGACAGGTCGTCGGCGAACTGATCGTCGAGCTCGGCCGTGAGCGCGCGGTCGATCAGGATCACGTTGCACTCGTCGTTGAGTCGCATCGAACGCTGGTCCAGGTTGCCCGATCCGGTCGTGGCCACGCAACCGTCGACGGTCATGACCTTCGCGTGCAGCATCGACTGCTGATAGGAGTGGATGTCGACGCCCGCATCCAGCAGTGGCTCGAACTCCTTCTCCCCTGCCAGCTGGACGACGCGCTTGTCGGCGTGGGGACCGGGCACCAGGACCGTCACCTCCACACCGCGCTCCGCCGCGCCGATGAGCCGCTCCACGGTCTGCTCGTCGGGGACGAAGTAGGCGGTCGTCAGGTTGATCGACCGCTCGGCCTTGTCGATCAGCAGACCGAACATCGTGTGGAGGTCGGTCCAGCCGATCTGCGCGGGGCAGCGCAGCACGGTAACCAATGCGTCTCCGGCACGTCCGTGCTCGTTGAACTGGTCCCGCTCGTCGAACAGCGTCTGGCCCGTCTCG is a window of Euzebyales bacterium DNA encoding:
- the lysA gene encoding diaminopimelate decarboxylase; this translates as MATRPPPPGTASAAQAFPGSATFADGWLTAVGGVDVRVLAARFGTPLYVIDAAELRGRMHAWRTAFAGWNVAYASKALCVTGVLQLAVREGLAVDVASAGELATAQRAGVPGARLILHGNNKSVTELELAADAGVGRVVVDSFDEFDRMATVAQRRGHTFDVLLRVTPGVDTSTHAYIRTGHDDTKFGFTLSTGLAAEAVQRAVKQPGVRLRGLHCHLGSQLLTTEVFTRAAGIMTAFLAEMGDLHGQRFDELNLGGGLGITYTDERPVDVSEHGAALREAVAAGVRRFGLPPLRLTVEPGRAIVGPAGLTLYEVGTVKALDGGRTYVSVDGGMSDNLRPALYGARHRFVPAGASRAGPSRGMDVVGKHCESGDLLGRDVELPAELAPGDLLAVGATGAYTHAMASNYNRLPRPAMVLVSDGRAQLLVRRETLDDVLERDQVLADDVLDDAPPDDAPAPDRVHADDAYTR
- a CDS encoding phospholipase D-like domain-containing protein — its product is MSDAVLPEDALDEDVTGMDETIAQWRRIIEGGLGIPATGGNKVDILRNGDEIFPAMLDAIRQAEHTVDMLTYVYWTGDIARRFAAALCERAQAGVRVRILLDAIGAAAIDRDLIDEMNDAGCHCEWYRPPTTWKVWETDHRTHRKILVCDGRVGFTGGVGIAEEWEGDARDPGEWRDTHVRIEGPAVDGLRAAFITNWRETGQTLFDERDQFNEHGRAGDALVTVLRCPAQIGWTDLHTMFGLLIDKAERSINLTTAYFVPDEQTVERLIGAAERGVEVTVLVPGPHADKRVVQLAGEKEFEPLLDAGVDIHSYQQSMLHAKVMTVDGCVATTGSGNLDQRSMRLNDECNVILIDRALTAELDDQFADDLSLSERLHPERWAERGPAQRVKEASTNAFDHKL